Part of the Nitrososphaerota archaeon genome, ACTAGCCCGGCAATTATTGCGCCCATGATTAATGCAGTTCTTATCTCTGATCTCATAGTGTCACCCAAGTAACAAATTGTTCAAAATGGGAAAACTAGCTATTGCCGCAAGCTGATTTGTTAAAACTAGGACTCCGAGCAGAATGATCAGTCCTCCCATTATTATGGAGTAATATTTCAGATGTTTGCTTAGCATATTGATGAGTCGTGTCATTTTTGAAAAGAATGCTCCCATCAGGATAAACGGAATTCCCAAACCGATGGAATATGCAAGGAGCAACATGAATGCCTGACTTGGTGTTGTCGCAGCTAATGTGAGAATACTTCCAAGAATCGGACCAATACATGGAGTCCACCCTGTCGCAAACGCCAAGCCGAAGACAAACGAAAGTGGGTAGCTAGCCCTTCCCACCTTTGGAAATATTTTTTTCTCAAAGTTCAGTTTCACAATTCTAATCGATAATAACATGAACGCTCCAAACCCAATAATTATCGCCCCCCCTATTTGATTAAAACTTGAAATCAGATTAGTTGCATTGTTAACAAGTACACTGTTTAGCATCACTCCAAATATCGAAAAAACTATGGAAAATCCAAGAACGAAAAATATTGTGTTTAGTAAAATGTTTAGTCTGTTTGTTGCCAAGCTTTGCACGCCGTGGTTTCTCTGAAGCTCTGTAATCGTCGTGCCTGAAATATAGGCCAAAAATGCTGGAATCACAGGTAGAATGCATGGTGCCAGAAATGAGCCCAGTCCGGCAATTGCGGCAATCCCAATAGTTATGTCTGCCAATACAACAGTTGTTGAATTTTTTTTATTAAAGCATTATTACAGATTTTTGTTATATTGCTTTTTATCTAAGTTGCATTGGTGAAATTCGTGAATAAGAGGTTCATTATAGTTGGAATCGCGCTTGGAATCATAGTGACAATTGCTGTACTTGTAGGATCGCCTGCGTTTATGGGCATGGATGTACGTCGATAACTCACACCAAATCGAACTTTTTGCCTGCCTTATCGAATACCTCTAATGCATCATCAATCTGCTTTTTTGATAACCACGCAGTAACTGAGATTCTCAGCCTTGCCGAGTTCTTTGGAACTGTTGGATATCTGATGGGCTGTGCAAAGATTCCATTATCATACATGAATTTACCAAATTCCAGAGTTTTCTTCTCATTTCCAATTATGATCGGTATGATGTGTGTCTGGGATTTGATGTCATATCCTATTTTTCTTAGGCCTGATGATAAACGAAATACATTTTGTTTCAATTTCTCTTGTTGTTTTGCTCTGTTTTGTGCAAGTCTTGATAATGACAATTCGACTAAAAACGAAGGCAATGCGGATGTGTAGATAAACGACCGAGCCTTGTTTATGCACAACTCTGTGACATGGTTTGATGATGCAACATATCCACCAAAAGAACCCAGGCCCTTGCTTAGACTGCTAATGTATACATCGATTCTTTTTTCTACACCAAAATGGTTTGGCGTACCCTTGCCATTTTTACCCACGACAAAATCCCCATGCGCGTCATCTACTATCAGGATAGAGTCTGTTTTTTCAGTTATTTCCGAGATTTCATCCAAATTGGCAAAGTCTCCATCCATGCTGAATACTCCTTCAGTTATGACGAATTTTCTGCCTTTGACTTTGGATATTTTTTTAGAGAGGTCCTGGGAACCATTGTGTTTGTATACTTGAGTTTTGGCCCCGCTCAGTCTACATGCCTCAATTATGCTTGTGTGATTAAGCTCATCGCTAAATATCGTGGATTGTTTGTCTGCAAGTGCAGGTATTGCACCGAGGTTTGCCATATATCCTGTTGGAAAAACCAAAGACGATTCTTGCGATTTGTGGACTGCGAGTTTTTTTTCTAATCTGATAAATGACTCATCATTTCCAGATACTAGCCTCGAGCTGGATTGAAGCTGTCTTGGCTTGATATTCCAGTCAGATAACCCCAAGTAGTCATTAGAGCAGAAATTTGCTCGTTTTTTTGCATTTATAGTGATGTACGGCCCACTGATTCTGCCGTTTCTGAGGCTTCTGTACAGGTTTTGTTTTTTTAGCTCCGCTAGTTTTTGAGCTATGTAATCAAGCTTCAAGTTTGATGTTTTTGATCATTTGAAGATCTTTGTCCATTTGATTTCCACCCAAAGTAAGATAGCCAGAACTAATTATGCCATTTGCACCGCTTAGCAAGAGTTCTTCACCAGAATCTGCTAGGTGTACTTCGCGTCCCCCTGAAATCTTGATGATCGACCTTGGCAACGCAAATCTAGTCACTGCAAAAACCCGCAGTATCTCTTCAAATGATATCGGGGTTTGCAATTCAAGTGGTGTCCCGGGAATTGCCACTAGCAGGTTTATTGTGACTTCTTCTGGCTCTAGTCCTGCCAATTCCGAAATTAATTCTAGCCTCTGTGTGCGTGTCTCACCCATTCCTATAATTCCGCCCGTACAAAGCTCAAGGCCAGCATTTCTCGCAATGTGTAATGTGTCTAGCCTGTCTTGGTATGTGTGGGTGGTGCATATTTGCGAGAATTTTGATCTTGCGGTTTCTAAATTGTGGTTGTATCGCTTGACACCTAGTTCTTTGAGCTTTCCTGCCTGCGACTCTGTAAGAAAGCCTAGACTACACTCTATTGATATTCCAACACTGTCTCTAATCTGAGTTATGATATCGCAAACTTTGAGAAAATCTGAATCTGATGGCTGACGCCATGCAGCTACCAAACAATATGATTCAGCACCTTCGTTTTTTGCCTTTTTTGCAGTCTTGACTATTTCTTCCGCTGGTAGTAATTGATAGCTGTCTATTCCTGTATTAAAAAAAGCTGATTGACCACAAAAAACACAATCCTCACTACAATAGTTTTTTTTGATGTTTGCCAATTGTTCCACATCTACCTTATTTCCCTGAAATGCTCTTGTGATTTTATTAGCAGCATCCGATAATTCTTTCAGATTTACAGTATTGATGAGTTCTTCTAGTTCTGATCCTGTTAGTTTTTTTCCACTCAAAACCTTATTCTGAAATTCTAAAATTAACTGAGAATTCATCATTGCAACTTAATTTTTTTCTATTAATTAATATTTCAAATGTTAACCTTGTATTGAAGACTGGTTTACAATTATTTTGATACGTTTTTGATGGTTTTGATTGTACCGTCTATTAGAAAATCGATTTCTTTTTGAGGCATCGCAAGCGGCGGTACAAGCATGACTATATTCCCTAGCGTTCTGAGGTAGATTTTCTGCTTTTTTGCCTCCTCAAAGACTATCCTGTTTACGGATTTTGCGAACGACATGGGCGTCTTTTTTGTTCTATTTGAGACCAATTCTATTGCGACAAGCATTCCTTTGTGCCTAATGTCGCCTACGGTATGTATGTCGTAAAATTCCTCTAG contains:
- a CDS encoding cytochrome C biogenesis protein; this translates as MADITIGIAAIAGLGSFLAPCILPVIPAFLAYISGTTITELQRNHGVQSLATNRLNILLNTIFFVLGFSIVFSIFGVMLNSVLVNNATNLISSFNQIGGAIIIGFGAFMLLSIRIVKLNFEKKIFPKVGRASYPLSFVFGLAFATGWTPCIGPILGSILTLAATTPSQAFMLLLAYSIGLGIPFILMGAFFSKMTRLINMLSKHLKYYSIIMGGLIILLGVLVLTNQLAAIASFPILNNLLLG
- a CDS encoding 8-amino-7-oxononanoate synthase, with amino-acid sequence MKLDYIAQKLAELKKQNLYRSLRNGRISGPYITINAKKRANFCSNDYLGLSDWNIKPRQLQSSSRLVSGNDESFIRLEKKLAVHKSQESSLVFPTGYMANLGAIPALADKQSTIFSDELNHTSIIEACRLSGAKTQVYKHNGSQDLSKKISKVKGRKFVITEGVFSMDGDFANLDEISEITEKTDSILIVDDAHGDFVVGKNGKGTPNHFGVEKRIDVYISSLSKGLGSFGGYVASSNHVTELCINKARSFIYTSALPSFLVELSLSRLAQNRAKQQEKLKQNVFRLSSGLRKIGYDIKSQTHIIPIIIGNEKKTLEFGKFMYDNGIFAQPIRYPTVPKNSARLRISVTAWLSKKQIDDALEVFDKAGKKFDLV
- the bioB gene encoding biotin synthase BioB, encoding MMNSQLILEFQNKVLSGKKLTGSELEELINTVNLKELSDAANKITRAFQGNKVDVEQLANIKKNYCSEDCVFCGQSAFFNTGIDSYQLLPAEEIVKTAKKAKNEGAESYCLVAAWRQPSDSDFLKVCDIITQIRDSVGISIECSLGFLTESQAGKLKELGVKRYNHNLETARSKFSQICTTHTYQDRLDTLHIARNAGLELCTGGIIGMGETRTQRLELISELAGLEPEEVTINLLVAIPGTPLELQTPISFEEILRVFAVTRFALPRSIIKISGGREVHLADSGEELLLSGANGIISSGYLTLGGNQMDKDLQMIKNIKLEA